The genomic window CGAGGAGGCCCGGCAGGTCACCATTCCGCTACACGTCCTGCTGCAGTGGGACGACGAGGGAAACGACCGGCAAATGGCGCTGGACCTGTTCGACGCGTTCGGCTCCAAGGAGAAGACGTTGCACGCCAATATGGGCGGGCACACCGGCGTCCCCCAGTTCGCGGGGGAAGAGGCGAACCGGTTCTTCGCCCGGCACCTGAAGTGAGGTCGGGCCGTCAGGCCGGCAGCAGACGATAAGACCTGACGGCCAGGACGCCGCTCATCGAGGACAGGTCCCGGCCTTCCTCGATGAGCGGTGACCAGCAGATGCATGCTCCGATGGTCATCGGATCTCACGGGGAAGGATGGATGTGTAGTCGTCGATTTCGTGTCCGGTCCGCCAGGGTCGCGCCGCACCCGAGGTCCACCAACGCCACCACAAGTGAAGGATGTTCGACGACCTTGCCGACTTCCCGAGCGGCCTCGATGCCCCGCATCGGTGCGGCCAGCGGCTGAGTCGACTCGATGTCGGGATGCAGGATCTCCGGTATCGGCTGCATGGACGGATTGCTTCTCGCAGAGCAGTTGGCCGGCGGCGACTCGACCTACGCCACGGTCGCATGCAGCAGGTCGTCTCGCGAACGAGTGTGTCGCTCAGAACCCTTGAACCGGTGTGAGATCCACGTCGGGGGGCGGGCGCAGGCGTCGGAGGGTGCCGTCGAAGGAAGTGATGTACAGCGCCGAATCCTCACCGTCAGGCCCGACGCGTACCGAACTCGGACCGGTCCAACCACTAGGTAAGGCCGTGGTGATCGCGCACGTTGCTCCCGATTCCGGGTCGATGCGGTGGATCGCACCCGCCAGGTGGGCGGCCAGATAGAGGTGGCCGTCGCTGGTTGTGGTCACGTCATCCGGGCCTGCCAGGAGACCGGGGACAGTTGTCACCACCGTCCACCGCTCCGGGGCATCCAGCGGAATCCGGTAGACCTGACCGGTGAACAGATCATCGGTGTACACGACCCGGTGATCCGGGCTCAGCGCGAGCCCTTCTCCGCGTGGCACCGGCGCCCAATTCGCGACGACCACACCGGATTCCGTGTCGTAGCGCGAGACTCCCCTCGACGGGCCGCCCTCGGTCCCGACCCAGGTCGTCAAGAAATCACCATCGGGCAACCGCAGCAGCCCGTGTCCCGGGAAGTCGGCTATCGGTGAGAGCTGACCTGTGGTGGTGTCCAGCCGCCACAACTTGCCATCCTGACGCGTGAGGACGTACAGGGCCGTCCCATCGAGCTGCAAGCCGCCCGGAGCGGCCAGGTTTTCGAGCACAGTTCGCACCTGCCCGGAACCATCGACGTGATAGACCTTCGTGCCCCCGGACAGATAGAAGCCGCCCTGCCCGTCGGGTTCGAGGTTCTCCAACTGCTCGAGACCCGAAGCTATGGTGCCGAGTTGCCAACCGGCGCAACCAGTTCGCGAATAACCGAACGCCGGAGCCGCAAAACTGGAACTCGCCGCAACCACCACCGCAAGGCACAGCGTCCGAATACACGTACCGGCGACCCCCATGCTGGAGAGCCTACGACATCCGACACAGCGATGCGGTTCTCGAACCGACGCACAGGGCATCCCGGTGCAGAATCGCGAGTCGCGGGCTCAACTGCCAGCCGCCGAATGCGCACGGCCCCAAGCCACTCGGCTCAAGCCGAGGTCGCCTCCCACTCGAACCCGTCCGGGTCGGCGAACGACCCGAAACCGCTGCCGATGACGATTCGGTGGGACCCGGTGCCCTCCGGCGCGACGCCGGCATCCTTGGCGGCCGCGCGGCGCCCGTAGAGCGCCAGCTTGACCGAAGACGGCGGGGTGGCGAACTCTACGTACTTGCTGCCGAAGCTCTTTCCCACGGCCAGGCCTCGGTCGATGTAGAACTGCTTGGTCGCCTTGACGTTGTCGACCCCGAAAAGCACGACGAAATCGTCGATCTCCCGGGTGGCAGGCCCGGTGTCCTTCTTCGCCGACGTCGCGATCTTCCAAATCGCCCCGTCCGGCGCCTGAACGACGCCGCCATACCCCCAGAAGCTCTTCTTGGCCGGCTTCAGCGTCGTCGCGCCCGCTCCGAGGGCGGTGCCGATGAGGCTGTCGACGGTACTCGGCTGCGACACCACGAGCGACAGGATGAAGCCACGGAAGCCGGTCGTCAGCGTCTCCGAGGCGCGGACTCGTAGCTTGTCGCCGAGACCGAACGCGGCGTCGTAGAAGTTGGCGGCAGCCGCCGGGTCGGTCACCTCGAGGACGACGGCGTCGATGGTGGTCTGATCAATGGTGCTGTTCATGGCGATAACGCTAGTTCCGGCCCGATGACCGGCGCTTCTCGATTCCTGACCGATAAAGTCCGTATCACCGCCGACCTGGGCATTTTCCGGGTACACCCCTGCTTTCTACGA from Nocardia bhagyanarayanae includes these protein-coding regions:
- a CDS encoding SMP-30/gluconolactonase/LRE family protein, translated to MENLEPDGQGGFYLSGGTKVYHVDGSGQVRTVLENLAAPGGLQLDGTALYVLTRQDGKLWRLDTTTGQLSPIADFPGHGLLRLPDGDFLTTWVGTEGGPSRGVSRYDTESGVVVANWAPVPRGEGLALSPDHRVVYTDDLFTGQVYRIPLDAPERWTVVTTVPGLLAGPDDVTTTSDGHLYLAAHLAGAIHRIDPESGATCAITTALPSGWTGPSSVRVGPDGEDSALYITSFDGTLRRLRPPPDVDLTPVQGF
- a CDS encoding glyoxalase, with protein sequence MNSTIDQTTIDAVVLEVTDPAAAANFYDAAFGLGDKLRVRASETLTTGFRGFILSLVVSQPSTVDSLIGTALGAGATTLKPAKKSFWGYGGVVQAPDGAIWKIATSAKKDTGPATREIDDFVVLFGVDNVKATKQFYIDRGLAVGKSFGSKYVEFATPPSSVKLALYGRRAAAKDAGVAPEGTGSHRIVIGSGFGSFADPDGFEWEATSA